In the genome of Natronogracilivirga saccharolytica, one region contains:
- a CDS encoding SDR family oxidoreductase, whose product MKVAVLGAHGQIAMLLHPILRSNGNQITGLIRNPDHAAEVERAGAKPVVCDVEAEEDISPAVGDADAVIFAAGAGPGSGAERKWSVDRDGALKLIEAAKKKGIRRYVMISAMKAEEPRGNEVFQAYLEAKSQADKALRESGLDYTIIRPGRLTDDLPAGRVTLGPDLESGEIPRADVATVVAEVLENQGTIGHQWDVVSGDIPVENAIKRLV is encoded by the coding sequence ATGAAAGTGGCAGTATTAGGCGCTCATGGCCAAATCGCCATGTTGCTGCACCCTATACTTCGCAGCAATGGCAACCAGATAACCGGCCTCATCCGCAACCCGGATCATGCTGCCGAAGTTGAGCGGGCTGGGGCAAAGCCTGTGGTTTGCGACGTAGAAGCTGAGGAGGACATTTCACCGGCTGTAGGTGATGCGGACGCCGTGATATTTGCGGCCGGTGCCGGACCGGGAAGCGGAGCTGAGAGAAAGTGGAGTGTTGACCGTGACGGTGCCCTGAAACTCATTGAAGCGGCGAAAAAAAAGGGCATCAGGCGCTATGTCATGATAAGTGCCATGAAGGCCGAAGAGCCACGCGGCAACGAAGTGTTTCAGGCATACCTGGAAGCCAAATCCCAGGCTGACAAAGCCCTGCGTGAAAGCGGACTTGATTATACGATTATCAGACCCGGAAGACTTACTGACGATCTTCCTGCCGGTCGTGTCACGCTTGGCCCCGATCTTGAGTCGGGCGAGATTCCACGTGCTGATGTGGCCACAGTGGTTGCCGAGGTTCTTGAAAATCAAGGAACCATCGGACACCAATGGGATGTCGTTTCCGGTGATATCCCTGTCGAAAACGCAATAAAGCGTCTTGTCTGA